From a single Spirochaetaceae bacterium genomic region:
- a CDS encoding ABC transporter permease, producing the protein MVDYLIRRILLVLPTLLVVSILAFLVMEAPPGDFVTTYIAGQATLGVQVGGIEVEEQLREIWGLDKPLHIRYLRWIGNLLRGELGYSLFWQAPVKEIIASRFILSMVIPAVATGFVWIVAFPIGIYSATHQYSVSDTALTLVGFLGLSIPNFLLALVLIYLGNTYLGISVGGLFSTQYLRAAWSVGKVIDFLKHLWIPIIVVGTAGTAGLIRIIRANLLDEIGKSYVEMARSKGLSEPRLIFKYPVRIAISPFISSIGWVLPGMISGEVIVSVVLGLPTAGPIFLRALRMQDMQLAGAYIMLISVFTIIGVFLSDVLLVIVDPRIRYT; encoded by the coding sequence ATGGTAGACTACCTGATTCGGCGCATTCTGCTCGTCCTGCCCACGCTCCTGGTCGTGTCCATTCTCGCGTTCCTGGTGATGGAAGCGCCGCCCGGCGACTTCGTCACCACCTATATCGCGGGACAGGCGACCTTGGGCGTACAGGTCGGCGGCATCGAAGTCGAAGAGCAGTTGCGGGAGATCTGGGGTCTCGACAAGCCGCTGCATATCCGGTACCTCAGGTGGATCGGCAACCTGCTCAGGGGCGAGCTCGGCTACTCGCTGTTCTGGCAGGCGCCGGTCAAGGAGATCATCGCCTCCCGGTTCATCCTCAGCATGGTGATACCGGCGGTGGCGACCGGATTCGTCTGGATCGTGGCATTTCCCATCGGCATCTACTCGGCCACCCACCAGTACTCGGTTTCCGATACGGCGTTGACCCTGGTCGGCTTTCTGGGCCTGTCCATCCCCAATTTCCTGCTCGCCCTCGTGCTGATATATCTCGGCAATACCTATCTCGGCATCTCGGTTGGCGGCCTGTTCTCGACGCAATACCTCAGGGCGGCGTGGAGCGTCGGCAAGGTGATCGATTTTCTCAAGCACCTGTGGATTCCGATCATCGTCGTCGGCACCGCCGGAACGGCCGGTTTGATCCGCATCATTCGCGCCAACCTGCTCGACGAGATAGGCAAGTCGTACGTGGAAATGGCCAGGTCCAAGGGTCTCTCGGAACCGCGGCTCATCTTCAAGTACCCGGTGCGCATCGCCATCAGTCCGTTCATCTCTTCGATTGGCTGGGTGCTGCCCGGCATGATCTCCGGCGAAGTGATCGTCTCGGTGGTGCTCGGCCTGCCGACCGCCGGTCCGATATTCCTGCGCGCGCTGCGGATGCAGGACATGCAGCTCGCCGGTGCCTACATCATGCTGATCTCGGTATTCACGATAATCGGGGTATTCCTGTCCGATGTCTTGCTGGTCATCGTGGACCCGAGAATCCGGTACACGTGA
- a CDS encoding ABC transporter permease produces the protein MRERLDSASQSRLIWRKFKKSRVAVGSAIVIVLFYLMAAFAEFVTPYDPGARDMNHPSAPPMMVRIVADGRLQMPFVYGVEKDTGTYARRYVVDKSRKYPLALFVRGDRYRMWGVVDSDLHLFGTTHDTRIYLFGTDKDGRDLLSRIIYGARLSLSIGFVGVAISFSIGIVLGSISGYFGGVVDMVIQRFIEILISIPTLPLWMGLSASLPLRWSVIEVFFAISVILSLLGWPEMARVVRGKFLALRSEDFIVSARLDGVKTSGLMFRHMLPLFFSHIIAAATLAIPGMILAETSLSFLGIGLRTPAISWGVLLQAAQNTETVASAPWLFLPGAFVVVAVLGFNFLGDGLRDAADPYK, from the coding sequence ATGAGAGAGCGGCTCGATAGCGCCTCTCAATCGCGGCTGATCTGGCGCAAGTTCAAGAAGAGCCGCGTCGCGGTGGGTTCGGCGATTGTCATCGTCCTGTTCTACCTGATGGCCGCCTTTGCCGAATTCGTGACGCCTTACGATCCCGGCGCGCGTGACATGAATCATCCGTCAGCGCCGCCGATGATGGTGCGCATTGTCGCGGACGGGCGCTTGCAGATGCCGTTTGTGTATGGTGTGGAGAAGGACACCGGTACATACGCGCGCAGGTACGTCGTGGACAAGAGCCGGAAGTATCCGCTTGCCCTGTTCGTGCGTGGAGACCGGTACCGGATGTGGGGCGTGGTGGACAGCGACCTGCACCTGTTCGGAACGACGCACGACACCCGCATCTACCTGTTCGGGACGGACAAGGACGGACGCGACCTGCTGTCACGGATCATCTACGGAGCGCGGCTGTCGCTGTCGATAGGGTTCGTCGGGGTCGCGATCAGCTTCTCGATCGGCATCGTATTGGGATCGATATCCGGCTACTTCGGGGGAGTCGTGGACATGGTCATTCAGCGCTTCATCGAGATTCTGATCTCCATTCCGACGCTGCCGTTGTGGATGGGGCTGAGCGCGTCCCTGCCCCTGCGCTGGTCCGTGATCGAGGTGTTCTTTGCCATTTCGGTGATCCTGTCGTTGCTGGGGTGGCCGGAGATGGCGCGCGTGGTGAGAGGCAAGTTCCTGGCACTGCGGTCGGAGGACTTCATCGTTTCCGCGCGCCTGGACGGCGTCAAGACGAGCGGTCTCATGTTCCGCCACATGCTGCCGCTGTTCTTCAGCCACATCATTGCGGCAGCGACGCTGGCGATTCCGGGCATGATCCTTGCCGAGACCAGCCTCAGCTTCCTGGGAATCGGGCTCCGAACACCTGCCATAAGCTGGGGCGTCCTGCTGCAGGCGGCGCAGAACACGGAAACGGTTGCCTCGGCGCCGTGGCTGTTCCTTCCCGGCGCATTCGTGGTGGTCGCCGTACTCGGCTTCAACTTCCTCGGGGACGGGCTGCGGGATGCCGCCGATCCCTATAAGTAG
- a CDS encoding ABC transporter permease, whose protein sequence is MATELAAHEALSAPRASIPQWRLVWRKFKKSRLAVAGAIVIVICYLMAAFAEFCAPYDPRFRDVEHPAAPPMRVRLFADGRLQRPFVYGVVQTVNMETLTRSYEIDPDRRHPIALFVRGDGYRLWDLWQGHVHLFGTADGGRAYLLGTDRDGRDLLSRIILGSRLSLSIGLVGVALSFCFGIVLGSISGYFGGAVDMVIQRFIEVLTSIPTLPLWMGLSAALPLRWPVVKVFFFISLILSLLGWPELARVVRGKYLSLREEDFITSAVLDGVGTRGVIFRHMLPSFMSHIIAAATLAVPSMILAETALSFLGIGLRPPAVSWGVLLQDAQSVDSVVAMPWLFTPGLFVVVSVLAFNFFGDGLRDAADPYK, encoded by the coding sequence GTGGCGACCGAACTGGCGGCCCACGAGGCACTGTCCGCGCCACGCGCCAGCATCCCGCAGTGGCGGCTGGTATGGCGCAAGTTCAAGAAGAGCCGGCTGGCGGTGGCCGGCGCCATCGTCATCGTCATCTGCTACTTGATGGCCGCGTTCGCCGAGTTCTGCGCGCCCTACGATCCGCGCTTCCGGGACGTGGAGCACCCCGCCGCGCCGCCCATGCGCGTACGCCTGTTCGCCGACGGGCGGCTGCAGCGGCCGTTCGTGTACGGGGTGGTGCAGACGGTGAACATGGAGACCCTCACCCGCAGCTACGAGATCGACCCCGACCGGCGCCACCCGATTGCCCTGTTCGTGCGCGGCGACGGCTATCGCCTGTGGGACCTGTGGCAGGGGCACGTCCACCTGTTCGGCACCGCCGACGGCGGCCGCGCGTACCTGCTCGGCACCGACCGCGACGGCCGCGACCTGTTGTCGCGCATCATCCTCGGCTCCCGCCTGTCGCTGTCGATCGGCCTGGTGGGGGTGGCGCTCAGTTTCTGCTTCGGTATTGTGCTCGGCTCGATCTCGGGTTACTTCGGCGGGGCCGTGGACATGGTGATCCAGCGCTTCATCGAGGTGCTCACGTCGATCCCCACCCTGCCGCTGTGGATGGGCCTGAGCGCCGCCCTGCCGCTGCGCTGGCCGGTGGTGAAGGTGTTCTTCTTCATCTCCCTGATCCTGTCGCTGCTCGGCTGGCCGGAGCTGGCGCGGGTGGTGCGCGGCAAGTACCTGTCGCTGCGCGAGGAGGACTTCATCACCTCCGCGGTGCTGGACGGGGTGGGCACCCGCGGGGTGATCTTCCGCCACATGCTGCCGTCGTTCATGAGCCACATCATCGCCGCGGCGACCCTGGCGGTGCCGAGCATGATCCTGGCGGAGACCGCGCTCAGCTTTCTCGGCATCGGCCTGCGCCCGCCGGCGGTAAGCTGGGGCGTGCTGCTGCAGGACGCGCAGAGCGTCGACTCGGTGGTGGCGATGCCGTGGCTGTTCACGCCCGGCCTGTTCGTGGTGGTCAGCGTGCTCGCCTTCAACTTCTTCGGCGACGGCCTCCGCGACGCCGCCGACCCCTACAAGTAA
- a CDS encoding ABC transporter ATP-binding protein: protein MDDKLLEVKDLSISFPTEAGVIRAVNEVSFEVPRRTTVGVVGESGCGKSVTARALLNIVQPPGRIDGGQVLFHGDDDAGEPVDLLAMAPKGAAIRHFRGKRIAMIFQDPMTCLSPVHTIGNQIAESIRIHDRDVSAREARERAVALLTEVGIPNPAGRLDSYSFELSGGMRQRALMAVALAAEPDLLIADEPTTAIDVTIQAKFLDLIGRLQHERHMSILFITHDLGVIAEISRVVVVMYLGRVVEVGRVEEIYERPLHPYTQLLFRSIPNEHVPRKTPLAQIKGVVPDPFSRPAGCPFSDRCPSFVQGTCDTAVPPLYEVEEEHHARCFLFEEAG, encoded by the coding sequence GTGGACGACAAGCTACTGGAAGTGAAGGACCTGTCCATCTCGTTTCCGACCGAGGCGGGCGTGATCCGGGCGGTCAACGAGGTGTCGTTCGAGGTGCCGCGGCGCACCACCGTCGGCGTGGTGGGCGAGAGCGGTTGCGGCAAGTCGGTCACCGCCCGCGCCCTGCTCAATATCGTGCAGCCGCCGGGGCGCATCGACGGCGGCCAGGTGCTGTTCCACGGCGACGACGACGCGGGCGAGCCGGTCGACCTGCTGGCGATGGCGCCCAAGGGCGCGGCCATCCGCCACTTCCGCGGCAAGCGCATCGCCATGATCTTCCAGGATCCGATGACCTGCCTGAGCCCGGTGCACACCATCGGCAACCAGATCGCGGAGTCGATCCGCATCCACGACCGCGACGTGTCGGCGCGCGAGGCGCGCGAGCGTGCGGTGGCGCTGCTGACCGAGGTGGGCATTCCCAACCCGGCCGGACGCCTGGACTCCTACTCATTCGAGCTCAGCGGCGGCATGCGGCAGCGGGCGCTGATGGCGGTGGCGCTGGCCGCCGAGCCGGACCTGCTGATCGCCGACGAGCCCACGACCGCCATCGACGTCACCATCCAGGCCAAGTTCCTGGACCTGATCGGGCGCCTGCAGCACGAGCGCCACATGTCGATCCTGTTCATCACCCACGACCTGGGCGTGATCGCCGAGATCAGCCGCGTGGTGGTGGTGATGTACCTCGGCCGCGTGGTCGAGGTCGGCCGCGTCGAGGAAATCTACGAGCGGCCCCTGCACCCCTATACGCAGCTTCTGTTCCGGTCGATCCCCAACGAGCACGTGCCGCGCAAGACGCCGCTGGCGCAGATCAAGGGGGTGGTGCCCGACCCGTTCTCGCGCCCGGCCGGCTGCCCGTTCAGCGACCGCTGCCCCAGCTTCGTGCAGGGCACCTGCGACACGGCGGTACCCCCGCTGTACGAAGTGGAAGAAGAACACCACGCCCGCTGCTTCCTGTTTGAGGAAGCCGGCTGA
- a CDS encoding phytanoyl-CoA dioxygenase family protein, translating to MNSVQLSRFERDGYLRVVGVLEPAAVVEPLFAEYEQVLDRLAHELRDRGEIASTHADLGFAERLIRIYRESGRDHSRYFDPSLLTRGVTPDTPFWAGPAVFRIITHESVLDLVECLIGPEIYSNPVQHIRIKPPERLLPDGATDVLARANPWHQDNGVVDPVADGSDMLTVWIALSDAPVERGCLQVIPGSHRQALRTHCPNIPGRPLAIPDALLDLDRATPVPVRSGDVILMHRHTIHGSLPNVSDDIRWSLDLRYNPTGQPTGRPEFPGFIARSRRDPDSELRDPEAWAKLWSGARDRLAVHPPTKPAHRWRGTEPVCA from the coding sequence TTGAATTCCGTCCAGCTCAGCCGATTCGAGCGGGACGGCTACCTGCGCGTCGTGGGCGTGCTGGAGCCGGCGGCGGTCGTCGAGCCGTTGTTTGCGGAGTATGAACAGGTGCTCGACCGGCTGGCACACGAGTTGCGTGACCGCGGCGAGATCGCTTCCACGCACGCCGATCTCGGGTTCGCCGAGCGCCTGATCCGGATCTACCGGGAGTCCGGACGCGACCACTCCCGCTACTTCGACCCAAGCCTGCTGACCCGCGGCGTGACGCCCGATACCCCGTTCTGGGCGGGGCCGGCGGTGTTCCGGATCATCACGCACGAGAGCGTCCTGGACCTGGTCGAGTGCCTCATCGGCCCGGAGATCTACTCCAACCCGGTGCAGCACATCCGCATCAAGCCGCCCGAGCGCCTGCTCCCGGACGGTGCCACCGACGTGCTGGCGCGCGCCAACCCGTGGCACCAGGACAACGGCGTGGTGGACCCGGTGGCCGACGGTTCCGACATGCTCACGGTGTGGATCGCGCTGTCCGACGCTCCCGTGGAGCGCGGCTGCCTGCAGGTGATTCCCGGCAGCCACCGGCAGGCGCTGCGCACCCACTGTCCGAACATACCGGGGCGCCCGCTGGCCATCCCCGATGCCCTCCTGGACCTGGACCGCGCCACCCCCGTCCCGGTGCGTTCCGGCGACGTGATCCTGATGCACAGGCACACCATCCACGGCTCCCTCCCCAACGTCAGCGACGACATCCGCTGGAGCCTCGACCTGCGCTACAACCCCACCGGCCAGCCCACCGGCCGCCCCGAGTTCCCCGGCTTCATCGCGCGCAGCCGGCGCGACCCCGACAGCGAGCTGCGCGACCCGGAGGCGTGGGCCAAGCTCTGGAGCGGTGCCCGCGACCGGCTGGCCGTCCATCCGCCAACCAAGCCGGCCCACCGCTGGCGCGGAACCGAACCGGTGTGTGCGTAG
- a CDS encoding ABC transporter ATP-binding protein, producing MSLNADGALLELRRLRKHFPIQRGVLRRTVGWIRAVDDIDLEVNTGETVGLVGESGCGKTTALRTIVRAVEPTAGEIRFRTNGEMQSITTLDADALRQVRQQIRVIFQDPQSSLNPRFKIRDIIAEPLKAYGVTASRGELDDIVVDTMERVGLDRAYVNHYPYSLSGGQRQRVGIARALTTQPRLILADEPTSALDASVQAQIINLLLRLQEEMSLSMLFVTHDLSVVRHVSDRIAIMYLGEIVELGDTDEVFQRPRHPYTEALFAAIPKPDPRQPSRRIIVEGDIPDAAHRPPGCPFHPRCRYATDRCSTEKPALEHRDGAHPVACHFPLPYEEPAPP from the coding sequence ATGAGCCTTAACGCGGACGGGGCGCTGCTGGAGTTGCGGCGCCTGCGCAAGCACTTTCCGATTCAGCGCGGCGTGTTGCGGCGCACCGTGGGCTGGATCCGTGCCGTGGACGACATCGATCTGGAGGTGAACACCGGCGAGACCGTGGGCCTGGTGGGCGAGAGCGGCTGCGGCAAGACCACCGCCCTGCGCACCATCGTGCGCGCCGTGGAGCCGACCGCCGGCGAGATCCGGTTCCGCACCAACGGCGAGATGCAGTCGATCACGACACTGGATGCCGATGCGCTGCGCCAGGTTCGGCAGCAGATACGGGTGATCTTTCAGGATCCGCAGTCGTCGCTCAATCCGCGCTTCAAGATCCGCGACATCATCGCCGAGCCGCTGAAGGCGTACGGCGTGACCGCCAGCCGCGGCGAGCTCGACGACATCGTCGTGGACACCATGGAGCGGGTCGGGCTCGACCGCGCCTACGTCAACCACTACCCCTACTCGCTCAGCGGCGGCCAGCGCCAGCGCGTCGGCATCGCCCGCGCCCTGACCACGCAGCCGCGCCTGATCCTGGCCGACGAGCCCACCTCGGCGCTCGACGCCAGCGTGCAGGCGCAGATCATCAACCTGCTGCTGCGCCTGCAGGAGGAGATGAGCCTGTCGATGCTGTTCGTGACCCACGACCTGAGCGTGGTGCGCCACGTCAGCGACCGCATCGCGATCATGTACCTGGGAGAGATCGTGGAACTGGGCGACACCGACGAGGTGTTCCAGCGCCCCCGCCACCCCTACACCGAGGCGCTGTTCGCGGCCATCCCCAAGCCCGACCCGCGCCAGCCCAGCCGCCGCATCATCGTCGAGGGCGACATCCCCGACGCCGCGCACCGGCCGCCCGGCTGCCCCTTCCACCCCCGCTGCCGCTACGCCACCGACCGCTGCTCAACCGAGAAACCAGCCCTCGAGCACCGCGACGGCGCCCACCCCGTAGCCTGCCACTTCCCCCTCCCCTACGAAGAACCCGCTCCACCCTAG
- a CDS encoding ABC transporter permease: MTEYLIRRLLLIVPVLLLISVLAFIVMEAPPGDFVTSYMMRQAEAGALFDGAGVEEGLRAMWGLDKPWYVRYLRWLGNLARGDLGYSLFWQAPVDEIIASRFILSMTVALAATVLVWVIAFPIGIYSATRQYSLSDNAVTFVGFLGLSIPNFLLALIMMYLANRFLNISIGGLFSQKYVTAEWSWGKLLDFLGHLWVPIIVIGVAGTAGLIRILRANLLDEISKSYVEMARAKGLRETVLIMKYPVRIAINPFISSIGWVLPGMISGDVIVSVVLGLPTAGPLFLQALRQQDMMLAGAYIMLISVCTVVGILLSDILLAVVDPRIRYH; the protein is encoded by the coding sequence ATGACCGAATACCTGATTCGCCGCCTGCTGCTGATCGTTCCGGTGCTGCTGCTCATCTCGGTGCTGGCCTTCATCGTGATGGAGGCGCCGCCGGGCGACTTCGTCACCTCCTACATGATGCGCCAGGCGGAGGCGGGCGCCCTGTTCGACGGCGCGGGCGTCGAGGAGGGGCTGCGCGCGATGTGGGGGCTGGACAAGCCGTGGTACGTGCGCTACCTGCGCTGGCTCGGCAACCTGGCCCGCGGCGACCTGGGCTACTCGCTGTTCTGGCAGGCCCCGGTGGACGAGATCATCGCCTCGCGCTTCATCCTCAGCATGACGGTGGCGCTCGCCGCGACCGTGCTGGTGTGGGTGATCGCGTTCCCGATCGGCATCTACTCCGCCACCCGGCAGTACTCCCTGTCCGACAACGCCGTCACCTTCGTGGGCTTCCTCGGGCTCTCCATCCCCAATTTCCTGCTGGCGCTGATCATGATGTATCTCGCCAACCGCTTCCTGAACATTTCGATCGGCGGCCTGTTCTCGCAGAAGTACGTCACCGCCGAGTGGAGCTGGGGCAAGCTGCTCGACTTCCTCGGCCACCTGTGGGTGCCAATCATCGTGATCGGGGTGGCCGGCACCGCCGGGCTGATCCGGATTCTGCGCGCCAACCTGCTGGACGAGATCAGCAAGTCGTACGTGGAGATGGCGCGGGCCAAGGGGCTGCGCGAGACGGTGCTGATCATGAAGTACCCGGTGCGCATCGCCATCAACCCGTTCATCTCGTCGATCGGCTGGGTGCTGCCGGGCATGATCTCCGGCGACGTGATCGTGTCGGTGGTGCTCGGCCTGCCCACCGCGGGGCCGCTGTTCCTGCAGGCGCTGCGGCAGCAAGACATGATGCTCGCCGGCGCCTACATCATGCTGATCTCGGTATGCACGGTGGTCGGCATCCTGCTGTCCGACATCCTGCTGGCGGTCGTGGACCCCCGCATCAGGTACCACTAG
- a CDS encoding ABC transporter substrate-binding protein codes for MNRRHGTALVIGIIALSLSTPLMFAAAADETAAEAAPEQDMVVYDTYHWATPAEFEQATGQSVGEYKEAPMLAAMVAAGDLPPVEDRLPSEPLVIGKKIGKYGGTMYMANPWKAWSYGAEPYSLYGFGIAEHTWTYHIYPNLAKSYDMEDAGRGWVIHLREGLKWSDGAPFTADDVVFWWEDITTMQPHPDVFTKHQMETHVYKGVEKIDDYTLRFTFNGPTRDVFFSVQAGKAIAGFAKHYFKQFHPTYADAGDLDALVEEGGFDSWQTLFANKFDQRGLHNTERPVLLPWTLSKGTPGDIIMIRNPYYWVVDPAGNQLPYIDELYRFMELELETINLKALAGELDIARVSMETYNLAKDREGQGKIVAARYAASDRVHTAFGFNLTHKDPVLREIFRDKRFRFATSHALNREQMNELVFNGLSRPWQDGTPEGDPYYHERLATTATEYDPDKANALLDEMGLEKGSDGFRTRPDGSKLQITMISRTNRGPGERIAELIADDLKAVGLDVNLRIVERSLMVETCRANEIEMKVDDGGAAGMTFSGYFEGHLVPAHPTCPFSPGWQRWGVDPSTGEEPLPAMQEAMAAYRAGFETIDLAERQELWARVADIGADNLWAVGTVTSPGYFKIYSSRLDNWPTDELPFDRGGDKGRPDIYFFK; via the coding sequence ATGAACAGGAGACACGGAACGGCACTTGTCATTGGCATCATCGCGCTGAGCTTGTCCACACCTTTGATGTTCGCCGCCGCCGCTGACGAGACCGCCGCAGAGGCCGCTCCCGAGCAGGACATGGTCGTCTACGACACCTACCACTGGGCGACGCCCGCCGAGTTCGAACAAGCCACGGGGCAGAGCGTGGGTGAGTACAAGGAAGCTCCGATGCTGGCCGCCATGGTCGCCGCGGGAGACCTGCCACCCGTAGAAGACAGGCTGCCAAGCGAACCGCTGGTGATCGGCAAGAAAATCGGCAAGTACGGCGGCACCATGTACATGGCCAACCCCTGGAAGGCGTGGTCCTACGGGGCGGAGCCGTACAGCCTGTACGGGTTCGGCATAGCGGAACACACTTGGACCTACCACATCTACCCGAACCTGGCGAAGAGCTACGACATGGAGGACGCGGGCCGCGGCTGGGTGATACATCTCCGCGAGGGCCTGAAGTGGTCCGATGGAGCGCCGTTCACCGCCGATGACGTGGTGTTCTGGTGGGAAGACATCACCACGATGCAACCGCACCCTGACGTGTTCACCAAGCACCAGATGGAGACGCACGTCTACAAGGGCGTCGAAAAGATCGACGACTACACCCTCAGGTTCACCTTCAACGGCCCCACGCGCGACGTGTTCTTCAGCGTCCAGGCGGGTAAGGCGATCGCCGGCTTCGCCAAGCACTACTTCAAGCAGTTCCATCCCACGTACGCGGACGCAGGGGACCTGGATGCGCTCGTCGAGGAAGGCGGGTTCGACTCCTGGCAGACGCTGTTCGCCAACAAGTTCGATCAGCGCGGCCTGCACAACACGGAACGGCCGGTGCTGCTTCCCTGGACCTTGTCCAAGGGCACTCCCGGCGACATCATCATGATCAGGAACCCGTACTACTGGGTAGTGGATCCGGCCGGCAATCAGCTCCCCTATATCGACGAGCTGTACCGCTTCATGGAGCTGGAGCTGGAGACCATCAACCTGAAGGCGCTTGCCGGCGAGCTGGACATAGCGCGCGTCAGCATGGAGACCTACAACCTCGCCAAGGACCGCGAGGGCCAGGGCAAGATCGTAGCGGCACGGTACGCGGCTTCGGATCGCGTGCACACCGCGTTCGGTTTCAACTTGACGCACAAGGACCCGGTCCTGAGAGAGATTTTTCGCGACAAGCGGTTTCGATTCGCCACCTCTCATGCCCTCAATCGCGAGCAGATGAACGAGCTGGTGTTCAATGGCTTGTCGCGGCCGTGGCAGGACGGGACGCCGGAGGGCGATCCCTACTACCACGAGCGGCTGGCAACCACGGCGACCGAGTACGATCCGGACAAGGCAAACGCCCTGCTGGACGAAATGGGCCTGGAGAAGGGCTCGGACGGTTTCCGCACACGTCCCGACGGCAGCAAGCTTCAGATCACCATGATCAGCCGCACCAACCGGGGGCCCGGGGAGCGCATCGCGGAACTGATCGCCGACGACCTGAAGGCGGTCGGGCTCGATGTCAACCTGCGGATTGTCGAGCGCAGCCTGATGGTCGAGACGTGCCGTGCCAATGAAATCGAGATGAAGGTCGACGACGGCGGAGCCGCCGGCATGACGTTCAGCGGATACTTCGAAGGCCACCTGGTGCCGGCGCATCCGACCTGCCCCTTCTCGCCGGGGTGGCAACGTTGGGGGGTGGATCCGAGCACGGGCGAGGAACCGCTTCCCGCCATGCAGGAGGCCATGGCGGCCTATAGAGCAGGCTTCGAGACCATCGACCTGGCGGAGCGCCAGGAACTGTGGGCTCGGGTGGCCGATATCGGTGCCGACAACCTGTGGGCGGTCGGCACCGTTACGTCGCCGGGGTACTTCAAGATTTACAGTTCACGCCTGGACAACTGGCCCACGGACGAACTGCCGTTCGACCGCGGCGGCGACAAGGGACGCCCCGACATCTACTTCTTCAAGTAG
- a CDS encoding DUF5678 domain-containing protein: protein MIDLRQIGDPQRVWEDLQAYAESVQVLSQADTQLLNDYPQQWVAVHDGRVASHGASLEEVIGELEASGVPRDRVIIRYMEREPRTLIL, encoded by the coding sequence ATGATTGACCTTCGACAAATAGGCGACCCGCAGAGGGTTTGGGAGGACTTGCAGGCATATGCCGAGTCGGTCCAGGTACTGTCCCAAGCTGACACGCAGCTATTGAACGACTACCCACAGCAGTGGGTTGCGGTACATGACGGCAGAGTCGCGTCTCATGGCGCCAGCCTTGAAGAAGTTATCGGTGAGTTGGAAGCGAGCGGCGTCCCACGCGACCGCGTGATCATTCGCTACATGGAACGCGAACCTCGCACACTGATCCTGTAG
- a CDS encoding aspartyl protease family protein: MGISSFVSFLVDTGADRSMVGPADAMRMGVPYDLLEDSSLITGIGGVKTVYLENAVLGFAGSAHLYLFVLPIGLTEHDPDLEGVPSLLGRDILDRWKIVYCRPDNILSFEVRTADSSVRTRD, encoded by the coding sequence ATGGGTATCTCCAGCTTCGTATCATTCCTGGTGGACACGGGCGCTGACCGGAGCATGGTCGGCCCGGCCGATGCCATGAGAATGGGAGTTCCCTACGACCTGTTGGAGGACAGTTCGCTGATTACCGGGATCGGTGGCGTAAAGACGGTCTATCTTGAGAATGCCGTACTCGGCTTCGCCGGTTCGGCCCACCTCTACTTGTTCGTGTTGCCCATCGGGCTGACCGAGCATGATCCGGACCTTGAAGGCGTTCCATCTCTGCTGGGACGTGACATTCTGGACAGGTGGAAGATCGTCTATTGCCGCCCTGACAACATCCTGTCGTTCGAGGTCAGGACCGCCGACTCATCTGTTCGTACCCGGGACTAG